The following proteins come from a genomic window of Lachnoclostridium phytofermentans ISDg:
- a CDS encoding methyl-accepting chemotaxis protein, translating to METKERKFIYAEEEKRLLRTNLTNYICVMLVQIVMIALFAMDQITVEKDNINLIAIGLCFANMLIITVAFLRLKSSNRFRYIMMIGFSIVYGFVMALGANLLVFMYIFPILISLILYNDKRCIIIFSSYMAIGNVARVIIILNIEDILINKSNYILIAVLGIIITFVLIYTTLFSEVFAADAQGALKEKQLEQENMVKDILTIASTVREGSLSANQMMNQVEEDTKQMQLSLDEISSSTQSNAESIGQQTVMTQSIQSAIEEARILSSEMVAAAKDSSEVLKKSMQVVYELKDKASLIANSSEDVVDSMDLLQNKTRDVQEIAQIIFKISGQTNLLALNASIESARAGEAGRGFAVVADQIRQLAEQTKQATENISSIIAELDINAQDVSNKIHSTMDATGQQNTLIQQTSEHFAKMNENVNLLSQNVKNIDERIYELMNSNDSIVDNISQLSATSEEVSASSEMAAESSQRSIQNVISAKDHLDEVVRSAERFEAYL from the coding sequence ATGGAAACAAAAGAAAGAAAATTTATTTATGCAGAGGAAGAGAAACGCTTACTAAGGACAAATCTTACGAATTACATATGTGTTATGCTTGTACAAATCGTTATGATTGCATTATTTGCAATGGATCAAATAACCGTAGAAAAAGATAATATCAACCTTATTGCAATTGGACTTTGCTTTGCAAATATGCTTATCATTACGGTAGCATTTCTCCGATTGAAATCCTCTAATCGATTCCGTTATATTATGATGATTGGATTTTCGATCGTTTATGGATTTGTAATGGCATTAGGTGCTAACCTTTTAGTATTTATGTATATATTCCCAATCTTAATTAGTCTGATACTTTACAATGACAAACGTTGTATCATTATTTTCTCCAGTTATATGGCAATTGGAAATGTAGCACGTGTTATTATTATCTTAAATATCGAAGACATATTAATTAATAAGAGTAATTATATCTTAATAGCAGTTTTAGGTATTATCATTACTTTCGTGCTTATTTATACGACTTTATTTTCGGAGGTATTTGCAGCGGATGCTCAGGGAGCATTAAAAGAAAAACAGTTGGAACAGGAAAACATGGTGAAGGATATTCTTACGATTGCTTCGACTGTTCGTGAAGGTTCCTTATCAGCCAATCAGATGATGAATCAAGTGGAAGAAGATACAAAGCAAATGCAGTTGTCTTTGGATGAGATAAGCTCTAGCACACAGTCTAATGCGGAAAGTATCGGGCAGCAGACGGTTATGACACAATCTATACAGAGTGCAATTGAAGAGGCAAGAATACTTTCTAGTGAGATGGTTGCTGCTGCCAAAGATTCCAGTGAGGTTCTGAAAAAGAGTATGCAAGTGGTTTATGAGCTGAAAGATAAGGCGAGTCTTATTGCAAATTCTAGTGAAGATGTGGTGGATTCGATGGACCTATTACAGAATAAGACGAGAGATGTTCAGGAAATTGCTCAAATTATCTTTAAAATTTCTGGACAAACCAATCTCTTAGCGTTGAATGCATCCATTGAAAGTGCAAGAGCAGGGGAGGCTGGTAGAGGGTTTGCAGTTGTTGCGGATCAGATTCGTCAGCTGGCAGAACAAACGAAACAAGCTACAGAGAATATCAGTTCGATTATTGCAGAGTTAGACATCAATGCACAGGATGTGTCTAATAAGATTCATAGCACTATGGATGCAACTGGACAGCAAAACACATTGATACAACAAACATCAGAACATTTTGCTAAAATGAATGAGAATGTAAACCTATTATCTCAGAACGTGAAAAACATCGATGAAAGAATTTATGAATTAATGAATTCTAATGATTCTATAGTAGATAACATTAGTCAACTATCCGCAACATCAGAAGAGGTGTCTGCAAGCTCTGAGATGGCAGCAGAATCTAGCCAGAGATCAATTCAAAATGTTATTAGTGCAAAGGATCATCTTGATGAGGTTGTAAGATCTGCTGAGAGATTTGAGGCATATTTATAA
- a CDS encoding aromatic acid exporter family protein, translating into MKKFNKVSKIAVGSTLAILLANAIGLNYSISAGIITLLTIQDTKKETIFISLKRLVAFMFATILALLLFPNFGFTTIPFGLFLFLFVGGCSIVKLQDGIAMNSVLATHYILSESISISMITNEALLLFIGAGIGTLINLFMPSNVAKIREVQERIEADLRKILFRMAYFLRESDKSNYKDHCFTPLKEDINLGLTYAYTNMNNTLFQESEYFIRYMEMRKHQLQILAEIYEKIISLHAVPKQVLPISQFIESIANSLAESNNAKGLLQLEKTLEEEYRQSPLPTTREEFEDRAVLFMILKDFKMFLLIKEQFADTLTKDQIQKYWS; encoded by the coding sequence ATGAAAAAGTTTAACAAAGTTAGTAAGATTGCAGTCGGAAGTACCCTTGCTATTTTACTAGCTAATGCAATTGGATTAAACTATAGTATTTCAGCGGGGATTATTACTCTTCTAACCATACAGGATACTAAAAAAGAGACCATTTTTATTTCACTGAAGCGATTAGTTGCATTTATGTTTGCCACTATTCTAGCACTCTTACTTTTTCCGAACTTTGGATTTACCACAATTCCTTTTGGATTATTCCTATTTTTGTTTGTAGGTGGCTGTTCTATTGTTAAATTACAAGATGGAATTGCAATGAATTCCGTACTTGCAACACATTACATTCTCTCTGAGAGTATAAGTATTTCCATGATAACAAACGAAGCCCTCCTTCTTTTTATCGGAGCGGGTATTGGAACACTCATTAATTTATTTATGCCAAGTAATGTAGCAAAAATTCGAGAAGTTCAAGAACGAATTGAAGCCGATTTACGTAAGATCTTATTTCGCATGGCTTATTTTCTTAGGGAGTCTGATAAAAGTAATTATAAAGATCACTGTTTTACTCCATTAAAAGAAGATATTAACCTAGGTCTTACGTATGCATATACAAACATGAACAATACTTTATTCCAGGAGTCTGAATACTTTATTCGTTATATGGAGATGCGTAAACACCAACTACAGATACTTGCTGAAATTTATGAAAAAATAATATCCCTACACGCTGTACCGAAGCAAGTTTTACCGATTTCACAGTTTATAGAAAGCATTGCAAATTCTCTAGCAGAATCCAATAACGCCAAAGGATTATTACAATTAGAGAAAACTCTTGAAGAAGAATATCGCCAAAGCCCTCTCCCAACTACCAGAGAGGAATTCGAAGACCGAGCTGTGTTATTTATGATATTGAAAGATTTTAAGATGTTTCTCTTAATTAAAGAGCAGTTTGCAGATACATTAACAAAGGACCAGATACAAAAGTACTGGTCCTAG
- a CDS encoding AraC family transcriptional regulator produces the protein MLLRNFKLKKSSVYVVFFFSYILILIVALSCGFAYYAQITAKITKQTENTKQLLLTELRTSVESSTQYIEELCNEFTFNTKLEQFAKGLPSVTLHEAMQELTLRQKPGALLFDYFLYIKETDEIITPNIRMKADKFFDIMYSFEDIDYKEFAEQLKGNYFKNYLPIMKVNQYDKNPVEILPLIQTFPVGTKQKPLGQVIIFINAEKLFSMVEQFHVATESDVYVYNKNNVCILSSSGAPELPVELVTDKSAGNNTKDSIVFRQLSDTLGWKFIISTPKDLFYSENYEFLLRMVGVAVVYLIIGIVLVSFLAEYSYKPIREIRKYIDKNTKVDGIVKNEYEVIKTTLKEQITNGRELSDLLESQKPIVKREVLGKLLHGMVTDYSSLKERFVPLGITFTTNLFYTVALEVSEGCEFFRMDKAENDQSMILAKFISENVGVDLFQEKFNYYYLDMGQNTAVLLLNLRKEEELEEADEIVYQKVSELIQFLKKYYSLYIYTGISKQHHTLKGIQLCFDESRKALEQHKLYGGFEPYCFYELENLEADYYYPSEMEYQLLRYIKTGESDKAKQLLQSILDINARKKKISTSAARGLLFEISISLKKLFDGAMISRGKETSNLLDLDNYLKTPNLLVAFDDFCSLIDWYQKERAEVPVSNKTKRLVDSIAEFIEQNIGENWLDLNGLSSEFGVTPQYISNIFKKYKDENIKDYISKLRLAKAKELLRDTELPIKEIANQLGYVGEIGVIRLFKKYEGITPGDYRNQIHNVN, from the coding sequence ATGTTATTACGCAATTTTAAGTTGAAAAAATCAAGTGTATATGTGGTTTTTTTCTTTTCGTATATCTTAATTTTAATTGTTGCTTTAAGTTGTGGTTTTGCTTATTATGCACAGATAACGGCGAAAATTACAAAACAAACCGAGAATACGAAGCAGTTATTATTAACAGAACTCCGTACCAGTGTGGAATCAAGTACACAATACATTGAGGAATTATGCAATGAATTCACGTTTAATACGAAGCTGGAACAATTTGCGAAAGGATTACCCTCTGTTACACTGCATGAGGCAATGCAGGAGTTGACATTGCGACAAAAGCCAGGAGCCCTTCTATTCGACTATTTTCTGTACATAAAAGAAACAGATGAGATTATCACACCAAACATACGGATGAAGGCAGACAAATTTTTTGATATTATGTATTCCTTTGAGGATATAGATTATAAAGAATTTGCAGAACAATTAAAAGGAAATTATTTTAAAAATTATTTACCAATAATGAAAGTAAATCAATATGACAAAAATCCGGTGGAGATATTGCCTTTGATCCAAACATTCCCGGTTGGAACCAAGCAGAAGCCACTTGGTCAAGTCATCATATTCATTAATGCGGAAAAATTATTTTCAATGGTGGAACAGTTCCATGTTGCGACAGAATCAGATGTCTATGTCTATAATAAAAACAATGTGTGTATATTGTCTAGTTCCGGGGCCCCTGAGTTACCGGTAGAACTAGTCACTGATAAATCAGCAGGTAATAATACAAAGGACAGTATTGTATTTCGACAATTATCAGATACCTTAGGCTGGAAGTTCATCATTTCTACACCAAAGGATTTATTCTATTCCGAAAACTACGAATTTTTACTTCGGATGGTTGGGGTTGCAGTTGTGTATCTGATAATCGGTATCGTCTTAGTTTCTTTCCTCGCGGAATACAGCTATAAACCAATTCGTGAAATTCGAAAATATATTGATAAGAATACGAAAGTGGACGGAATCGTAAAAAATGAATATGAGGTTATTAAGACTACCTTAAAAGAGCAAATTACCAATGGAAGAGAATTATCAGATCTACTTGAAAGTCAAAAGCCTATTGTAAAGCGTGAGGTACTTGGTAAGTTACTGCATGGAATGGTTACCGATTATAGTAGCTTAAAGGAGCGTTTTGTTCCGCTTGGAATCACTTTTACAACGAATCTATTTTATACGGTTGCCCTTGAAGTATCTGAGGGATGTGAATTCTTTCGCATGGATAAAGCAGAAAATGATCAGAGTATGATTCTAGCAAAATTTATCTCAGAGAATGTCGGAGTGGATTTATTTCAAGAGAAATTTAACTACTACTACCTTGATATGGGGCAAAATACAGCGGTTCTATTGTTAAATCTTCGTAAGGAAGAAGAACTTGAAGAAGCAGATGAGATCGTGTATCAAAAAGTATCGGAGCTAATTCAATTTCTGAAAAAGTATTATTCTCTATATATTTATACTGGCATTAGTAAACAGCACCATACGCTAAAAGGAATTCAGCTTTGCTTTGACGAATCCAGAAAGGCACTGGAGCAACACAAGCTATACGGAGGATTTGAACCATATTGTTTCTATGAATTAGAGAATCTGGAAGCGGATTATTATTACCCGAGTGAGATGGAATATCAATTATTACGCTATATTAAAACTGGAGAAAGTGATAAAGCAAAACAATTATTACAAAGTATTCTTGATATCAATGCACGTAAGAAAAAAATTTCGACTAGTGCAGCAAGAGGACTATTATTTGAAATTTCAATCAGCTTAAAGAAGCTCTTTGATGGTGCGATGATATCAAGAGGTAAGGAGACAAGTAACCTTCTTGATTTAGATAATTATCTAAAGACACCGAATCTTTTGGTTGCATTCGATGATTTTTGTTCTTTGATTGATTGGTATCAGAAAGAACGAGCAGAGGTACCGGTTAGTAATAAAACAAAAAGATTGGTGGACTCCATAGCAGAGTTTATTGAACAAAATATTGGTGAGAACTGGCTTGACTTAAATGGACTTTCTTCAGAGTTCGGGGTAACACCTCAGTATATCTCAAACATATTTAAGAAGTATAAAGACGAGAACATTAAGGACTATATTTCGAAGCTTCGATTGGCTAAGGCAAAGGAATTATTAAGAGATACGGAACTTCCGATTAAAGAAATAGCAAATCAACTGGGTTATGTAGGTGAAATTGGGGTAATACGTTTATTTAAGAAGTATGAGGGGATTACTCCGGGAGATTATCGTAATCAGATTCATAATGTAAATTAA